Below is a genomic region from Excalfactoria chinensis isolate bCotChi1 chromosome 25, bCotChi1.hap2, whole genome shotgun sequence.
CTCCCAACCAAGCTGGGGACAGGGTCCCCATCAGCAGAGCCACGCTGGGTACTCAGGATGTTCTTCAGGTCAATGAGGGGGGAACCAGCGGCTCTGTTTGTCCCAAAGAGTTGCCATGAATGGGACAGGGCTCCAGGGACAAGGCACCAAGCTGGGGATAAATCCTAAGGACGgcaaggggaaggaaaggggcagagacccaccagcagcaggacatGGGGACACGGTGACAGGCCATGGGGGCTCCGGAAAACCCAGCACAGTCATTCAGTGCTGTGCCCCAAAACTCCCTTTGGTTCCGGTAAGGAAAGAGTCAATGGCACACGCACGAGagcagccacacacacacacacacatcactTCCCTGAGTGGGGATGAGTCACCCTCAGCCTTCATCCCGGGTCCTGTAACACACCGCACGGCACCGCGCTGCTCCTCCCCGAGCCTCCTGTAAGGTGAGATTGGGGTCGGTGGGCTCACGGGGCAGAACGACCCCCACAGTCCGGCTGCATTACAatggcagcctgcagggatgggcacGGCGAGGTCAAAggggagatgggatgggatgagatgggatgggatgagatggggatgggatgggatggggatgagatgggatggggatgagatgggatggggatgagatgggatggggatgagatgggatggggatgagatgggatggggatgagatgggatggggatgagatgggatggggatgagatgggatggggatgagatgggatggggatgagatgggatggggatgagatgggatggggatgagatgggatggggatgagatgggatggggatgagatgggatggggatgagatgggatggggatgagatgggatggggatgagatgggatggggatgagatgggatggggatgagatgggatggggatgagatgggatggggatgagatgggatggggatgagatgggatggggatgagatgggatggggatgagatgggatggggatgagatgggatggggatgagatgggatggggatgagatgggatggggatgagatgggatggggatgagatgggatggggatgagatgggatggggatgagatgggatggggatgagatgggatggggatgagatgggatggggatgagatgggatggggatgagatgggatggggatgagatgggatggggatgagatgggatggggatgagatgggatggggatgggatggggatgggatggggatgggatggggatgagatggggatgagatgggatggggatgagatggggatgggatggggatgggatggggatgggatggggatgggatggggatgggatggggatgagatgggatgggatgggatgggatgggatgggataggatgaGGGGGGGGTCCCAATGATGCTCCGCTGTCCGGAACGAACCGACCCCACGCTTCTATTGGGGCGGGCAGAGCGAGGAGCGGCACCGAGCGGCTCTTTTTGTTggggtctttttgttttgagggtgggggggtgggaaaTGAAGGGGGGGTGTCGGGGTGATGTCAGGCGTTTGGAGCGCGGTTGGGATGACTTCACGCCTTACTCAGCGCGGGGCTGGCAGCTCTCCCGTGCTATTCCCGGCCGTGACGCGCAGCGCTGCGCTGTACCGGGATGCGGCCGGTTGGGAATCGGGGCATTTCAGGGCTGAGATGCGGTTGTTTCGCTCCTACCCTCAATGACGGGACTTTATCCGGCCCCACGCAGCCCCTTCGCTGCCCGTTTCATCGCCCCGTTGTTTTCTCGCAACCAAATCGAGCTTTTTTTGCCCCAAAAAAGCCCCGAACCGCGGGTTGGTTTCCTGCTTATTTCGTAGAATGGGAGGAAATCGCGTCAACTCCGCACGTTGCGGTGCCGGGAACTGAGTGTGAACCGGGGAATCACAGCGGGCTGCACGCACGGCCCACCGACACGCTTGCACACGCGTGTGCAACACGGAACCCCGCACGCGGCTCAACCCACGCGCGACGCAGCTGGACACGCAAACAAACAGGCGTACATAGGGATCGTTGCCATACACGCACGGGGTGCCCACGTGCCCCAAACACCCCCACGCACGCCTTGCACACGCGTGGATTCACGCACTGATGGCACTACAGCATCCAGCACGCCTTTCACCGAGGGGGCGGGGCGAGCGCGGAGTTGCCCAATAGGAGAAAGGGGCGTGGCTGTGCCGGCCAATAGGCGGAggggggcggggcggcgggtgCAGACGGACAGTCACATGGCGCGGCGGCGGGTGAGCGGCACCGGGCAGGGAATGGGGGGATTAAAGGGGGGGgggataggaaaggaaaagggagccGGGACCCCCCCGTGTTGCCCCCCCCTCTGCCTCAGCTTCCCGGGAAGGGCCGGTACTCCTCTTTTTAGTATTAtactttttaaaagcctttttgaGCGGCTTTTCCCCCCAAAGTTGGActgggcagggagggggaaggggggggggggggtcctaaAATGCGTTATTTGAATGGGGGGCTGCGATGCTTTGAGGGTGGGCTCTCACAATAGGTGACAGCGGGGCTCGAGCGATGGCCATTTCTCCTTATTTGGAAGGGGAGAGACGATTTGGGGGCGATCTGACCCTtattttcccccccccccccgcaggGTCCGTCCTAAAGGCGTGGagcggtgggggggggggggggacgcgCATGGAGGACAGCCAGGAGCAGCACGGGGGGGGCGAGGAGCCCCCCGCCAGCACCGAACCCACCGTGAGtgcttggggggggggtgacCCCATTTTGGGCTGCCATCCCCATAactaaagggggggggggtgatggTTGGCACAAGGTTCCCACCCTATCAATAAGGGGAGGGTGTgagggtgaggggggggggggggaggaaggaggactTCCCATCTTTGGGGCAAAAAAAGCCCATTTTGGGTGCCCACGTGGCTGCCAAGAGCATTTTTGGGTTTCTCACGCTGCTCCCCCCCCCGCCTTAACGGGGTTTATTTAAGAGCCTGGAAACAGACGAGCCGTGAAAGGCCCCGTCAGAAAAACGGTtcaaaagaatagaaaagaagaagaaacgtcggggaggggggggggggggagcagctgctctgcccaaAAATAGCAACAAGTTTTATAACTCCGGAAAATGGAGAACAAACAAACGAGAAACATTTTTAGCTGAGAAAGGAGgcggagggaggagggaggagggagaaggggggggggttaaGAGCAAGAATTTCtgcccttctgttttcctggaAGCTGTTCCTCGTGTTCTCAAACAGCTCCGGAGCTTTGACCAACTTGGCCGCCAGCCCGGGCTGCTGAATAATGAAGGTTGAGCTGCACAAATGCCTCCAGGGTGGatggaaggggaagggggggaggaaagggggggagggaaggggagggggggagctgctgctctgcctcagtttcccccccccccatccctttTCTGGGTTCTTTCTGCCCTCCTGATGGCTGCATCCCACCCCCCAGGTGTCACCGAGCCCCGAGCAGGCAAAGCCAGCAGATACCAGTggtgagaaagaggaagaggaggctttTCTTGTCAGCCTCTATAAGTTCATGAAGGAGAGGCACACGCCCATTGAAAGGATCCCACACCTCGGCTTCAAGCAGAGTAAGTACCTGGGAGCTGCTTTAGGGATGCGGGATGCCTTTGGGATGCAGGATGCTTTCAGGATGCAGGATGCCTTTGGGATGCGGGATGCTTTAGGGATGCAGGATGCCTTTGGGATGCAGGATGCCTTTGGGATGCGGGATGCTTTAGGGATGCAGGATGCCTTTGGGATGCAGGATGCCTTTGGGTGCCTTTGGGATGCAGGATGCTTTCAGGATCCAGGATGCCTTTGGGATGCAGTGCTGGTTCGCATCATGTCTGGCTgactccctcctctcccccttcTCTCCAGTTAACCTGTGGAAGATTTAcaaagcagtggagaagctgggAGCCTACGAGCTGGTAAGCAGGTAGTAAGCAGGCAGCGTGCCCTGCCTGTCCTGTACAGCTCTGAGCTCCAGATTTGGAGGAGGGTTTACCCATCTTTGCCCCACTACAGGTAACGGGGAGACGGCTGTGGAAGAACGTTTATGATGAACTGGGTGGCAGCCCCGgcagcaccagtgcagccacgTGCACCCGGCGGCACTATGAGAGGTAGGGGGGGCACcgtgtgcctcagtttccccccccatcctccaaggggtttaatggggttgGGGCTCAGCGCTGTGACTCCCCACCCTGCAGGCTGGTCCTCCCGTATGTGCGGCACCTGAAGGGGGAGGACGACAAGCCGCTGCCTCCCAGCAAACCCCGCAAGCAATATAAGGTCTCCAAGGGCACCGAGATGggtgagaagagcaggaggagcaagaaggagaaaggcCGGGAGCAGGTGAGGGGCCACAGGGTGAAGCTCATTGCTCAGCTttcctccatccatccccatcctctGGAGttctggggaggggggaggcaAGGGGATGGGGTGGGTGCATGGCCCAGCCTGGAACCCACAGACCAATTCTGCTTTTGGTTGCAGGTGGCACCAGAGAAGGCAAAGCCTGAGGTGGCAGCCAACCCTACAGCCAGCAAGGAGGACTCAACAGAGACCCAGGAGCAAGGCCAGCCAGCAGAGGGATGCGCCAGCCCCAAGGCCTCAGCTCCGAGCCCCTCTGCAGGGTGTCCCAGCACCTGCCGAGCCCACACTGAAGCCTACAAACGCCTCTTCTCCAGCTTTTACTCCAAAGGCAACCACCCCATCATGTCTCCGCTGGCCAAGAAGAAGCTGCTGTCCCAGGTGAGCAAGGCAGAGTCCTTGCACTGCCTCAAACGCCATTGCCTGGAGGACAGGGGGGTGGCAAACAGCGCTCAGCCCAACCCAGAGCCCAGCCGGCCAGCAGTCAGCCCCCACCTCAAGGAGCAGAGGAGCCCCGAGACACAAAGGTTGAAGGACACACCGCAGGGAGGCCGGAGTGAGGCAGGACCCATCCCCAGCGCATCCCCTGGGAGGACGGACAGACAGCCTTACCCAAGAGCTGAGGATGGGGGCCCTGCGCCCGCTGTCTTCACCGGCTTCTTTCACGCGTACCGCAACGAGGTGCTGAAACCCATCAGCTGCCCCCCCTTTGGGGGCTACTTCTCCAACCTGAAGGATTTCTTGGAACCACAACCCGAGGACACGGAGGCTGGTCAGGATCAGCCCCAAGACCTGCGGAGCAAAGCATGGAGCAGGGAGAGCCCGCAGCCGGCTGCCTTCGTCAAAGCCTGCTGGGTGCCCCCCGGGGCCGGCTTCACCCCACTGACACAGAGCCCCACTCCACCCACTGCCAAAAGGAGCCGGGATGAGGAGCCTTTGGGtcccagcaggaagctgcaggTTGTTTCCCCCTTTCTCCACGAAACCGAAGGCAGGGACAAGGGCGCTGGTTCGCCCAGGGGCCACCAAGGATTGGCCAAACCCAAAGCCATCATTCCCGGACCTGGCTAcgccgctccgctccccgcAGTGCCTCAAGCCCCAGACGTTTACAAGGGAGCAATGCT
It encodes:
- the ARID5A gene encoding AT-rich interactive domain-containing protein 5A, with product MEDSQEQHGGGEEPPASTEPTVSPSPEQAKPADTSGEKEEEEAFLVSLYKFMKERHTPIERIPHLGFKQINLWKIYKAVEKLGAYELVTGRRLWKNVYDELGGSPGSTSAATCTRRHYERLVLPYVRHLKGEDDKPLPPSKPRKQYKVSKGTEMGEKSRRSKKEKGREQVAPEKAKPEVAANPTASKEDSTETQEQGQPAEGCASPKASAPSPSAGCPSTCRAHTEAYKRLFSSFYSKGNHPIMSPLAKKKLLSQVSKAESLHCLKRHCLEDRGVANSAQPNPEPSRPAVSPHLKEQRSPETQRLKDTPQGGRSEAGPIPSASPGRTDRQPYPRAEDGGPAPAVFTGFFHAYRNEVLKPISCPPFGGYFSNLKDFLEPQPEDTEAGQDQPQDLRSKAWSRESPQPAAFVKACWVPPGAGFTPLTQSPTPPTAKRSRDEEPLGPSRKLQVVSPFLHETEGRDKGAGSPRGHQGLAKPKAIIPGPGYAAPLPAVPQAPDVYKGAMLRFPVNFSNPLEHLKNQAAPPVPSLSINPFIIPAFPSPVIATSVQPSDLRHYPTSYEGSLQHRLYPTATWHSQHTYSTPHTSAFHRNTKL